In Melanotaenia boesemani isolate fMelBoe1 chromosome 18, fMelBoe1.pri, whole genome shotgun sequence, the following proteins share a genomic window:
- the LOC121628868 gene encoding myosin-6-like, giving the protein MSGDAIMAEFGTAASFLRKSDKERLEAQTRPFDMKKNCFVPDPEVEYVKALISSRDGDKVTVETEFGKTVTVKEADVHPQNPPKFDKIEDMAMFTFLHEPAVLFNLKERYAAWMIYTYSGLFCVTVNPYKWLPVYDQMVVKAYRGKKRSEAPPHIYSISDNAYQYMLSDRENQSILITGESGAGKTVNTKRVIQYFASIAAASGKKDPSQEKKGTLEDQIIQANPALEAFGNAKTIRNDNSSRFGKFIRIHFGVSGKLASADIETYLLEKSRVTYQLKAERDYHIFYQILSQRKPELLEMLLITNNPYDYCYISQGETTVASINDADELMATDEAFDVLGFTQEEKNGIYKLIGAIMHYGNMKFKQKQREEQAEPDGTEDTDKVAYLMGLNSADLIKGLCHPRVKVGNEWVTKGQSVQQVYYSIGALSKSVYEKMFLWMVVRINQSLDTKQPRQYFIGVLDIAGFEIFDFNTFEQLCINYTNEKLQQFFNHHMFVLEQEEYKKEGIVWEFIDFGMDLAACIELIEKPMGIMSILEEECMFPKASDATFKAKLYDNHLGKSPNFQKPRVVKGKPEAHFSLVHYAGTVDYNIGNWLVKNKDPLNETVVGLFQKSTLKLLAMLFAGYAGADSAQDTGGKGGKGAKKKGSSFQTVSALHRENLNKLMTNLRSTHPHFVRCIIPNETKTPGAMENPLVMHQLRCNGVLEGIRICRKGFPNRIQYGDFKQRYRILNPNSIPEGQFIDNKKAAEKLLGSLDIDHDQYRLGHTKVFFKAGLLGVLEEMRDDRLALIITGIQSRSRGLLARIEFQKIVERRDSLLVIQWNIRAFMGVKNWPWMKMYFKIKPLLKSAETEKEMANMKEEFTKLKEAFAKSEARKKELEEKMVTLLQEKNDLQLQVQSEQDNLADAEERCEGLIKSKIQLEAKAKELTERLEDEEEMNAELTAKKRKLEDECSELKKDIDDLELTLAKVEKEKHATENKVKNLTEEMAGLDEIIAKLTKEKKALQEAHQQTLDDLQSEEDKVNTLTKAKTKLEQQVDDLEGSLEQEKKVRMDLERAKRKLEGDLKLTQENVMDLENDKQQLEEKLKKKDFEISQQLSKIEDEQAMSAQLQKKLKELQARIEELEEELEAERAARAKVEKQRADLARELEEISERLEEAGGATAAQIEMNKKREAEFQKMRRDLEEATLQHEATAAALRKKNADSVADLGEQIDNLQRVKQKLEKEKSELRLELDDVVSNMEQIAKVKTNLEKMCRTLEDQMSEYRTKSEESQRTINDFTMQRAKLQTENGELARQMEEKDSLVSQLTRGKLSYTQQVEDLKRQLEEEVKAKNALAHAVQSARHDCDLLREQFEEEQEAKGELQRGMSKANSEVAQWRTKYETDAIQRTEELEEAKKKLAQRLQDAEEAVEAANAKCSSLEKTKHRLQGEIEDLMVDVERSNAAAAALDKKQRNFDKVLAEWKQKYEESQTELESAQKDARSLSTELFKLKNSYEESLDHLETMKRENKNLQEEISDLTEQLGEGGKSIHELEKIRKQLEQEKAEIQTALEEAEGSLEHEESKILRAQLEFNQVKADIERKLAEKDEEMEQAKRNHQRVVDTLQSSLEAETRSRNEALRIKKKMEGDLNEMEIQLSQANRQAAEAQKQLKGVHTHLKDSQLQLDDALRANDDLKENIAIVERRNNLMQAELDELRSLVEQTERGRKLAEQELLDVSERVQLLHSQNTSLLNQKKKLETDTTQLQGEVEEAVQECRNAEEKAKKAITDAAMMAEELKKEQDTSAHLERMKKNMEQTIKDLQHRLDEAEQIAMKGGKKQVQKLEARVRELENEVDMEQRKSSDSVKGVRKYERRIKELTYQTEEDKKNLSRLQDLVDKLQMKVKSYKRAAEEAEEQSNANLGKLRKLQHELEEAEERADIAESQVNKLRAKSRDSGSKKSHDEE; this is encoded by the exons ACAGAGAAAACCAGTCAATCCTCATCAC TGGAGAATCCGGTGCTGGAAAGACTGTGAACACCAAGAGAGTCATCCAATATTTTGCCAGCATCGCAGCTGCTTCTGGCAAGAAAGATCCAAGTCAGGAGAAGAAG GGAACCCTGGAGGATCAAATCATCCAGGCTAATCCTGCTCTGGAGGCTTTTGGAAATGCTAAGACCATTAGAAATGACAACTCCTCCAGATTT GGTAAATTCATTAGAATCCACTTTGGTGTCAGTGGAAAGTTGGCCTCGGCTGATATTGAGACAT ACCTGTTGGAGAAATCTCGTGTCACCTATCAGCTCAAGGCAGAGAGAGATTATCACATCTTCTACCAGATTCTGTCCCAAAGGAAACCAGAACTGCTGG AAATGCTGTTGATCACCAACAACCCCTATGACTACTGTTACATCTCCCAAGGAGAGACAACCGTAGCCTCCATCAATGATGCGGATGAGCTGATGGCTACTGAT gaaGCTTTTGATGTCCTGGGCTTCAcccaagaggaaaaaaatggcatTTACAAGCTGATTGGTGCCATCATGCATTATGGAAACATGAAGTTCAAACAGAAGCAAAGAGAGGAACAAGCAGAGCCCGACGGCACAGAGG ATACAGACAAAGTGGCATACCTTATGGGCCTCAACTCTGCTGACCTCATTAAGGGACTGTGCCACCCAAGGGTGAAAGTAGGCAATGAGTGGGTCACCAAAGGCCAAAGTGTGCAGCAG GTGTACTACTCTATCGGTGCTCTGTCTAAGTCAGTGTACGAGAAAATGTTCTTGTGGATGGTGGTGAGAATCAACCAGTCACTGGACACCAAACAACCCCGCCAGTACTTCATTGGTGTGTTGGACATTGCTGGATTTGAGATCTTCGAT TTCAACACCTTTGAGCAACTGTGTATTAACTACACTAatgagaagctgcagcagttctTCAACCACCACATGTTCGTGCTGGAGCAAGAAGAGTACAAGAAAGAGGGTATTGTGTGGGAGTTCATTGACTTTGGCATGGACTTGGCAGCCTGCATTGAACTCATTGAAAAG CCCATGGGCATCATGTCCATCCTTGAAGAGGAGTGCATGTTCCCCAAAGCCAGTGATGCAACATTTAAAGCCAAACTATATGACAATCATCTGGGTAAAAGTCCCAACTTCCAGAAACCCAGGGTGGTTAAAGGAAAACCAGAAGCTCATTTCTCCCTGGTTCACTATGCTGGTACTGTTGATTACAATATCGGTAACTGGCTGGTAAAGAACAAGGATCCACTGAATGAGACTGTGGTCGGACTATTTCAAAAGTCCACTCTGAAGTTACTGGCTATGTTATTCGCTGGATATGCAGGAGCAGACTCAG CCCAGGACACAGGGGGCAAAGGAGGAAAGGGAGCAAAGAAGAAAGGTTCTTCCTTCCAGACTGTGTCTGCTCTACACAGG GAAAACCTCAATAAACTGATGACCAACCTCAGGTCAACTCACCCTCATTTTGTGCGTTGCATCATCCCCAATGAGACCAAGACTCCCGGGGCGATGGAGAATCCTCTGGTCATGCACCAGCTACGTTGTAATGGTGTGCTGGAAGGCATTAGGATCTGCAGGAAGGGATTCCCCAACAGGATCCAGTACGGAGACTTCAAGCAAAG ATATCGCATCTTGAATCCTAATTCTATTCCTGAAGGACAGTTCATTGACaacaaaaaagcagcagaaaaactTTTGGGCTCTTTAGACATTGATCATGACCAATACAGGCTTGGACACACAAAG GTGTTCTTCAAAGCTGGTCTGCTGGGTGTTCTTGAGGAGATGAGAGATGATCGTCTAGCTCTCATCATCACTGGAATTCAATCAAGATCCAGAGGATTGCTCGCCAGGATTGAATTCCAGAAAATTGTTGAGCGCAG GGATTCCTTGTTGGTGATCCAGTGGAACATCCGTGCCTTCATGGGTGTCAAGAATTGGCCCTGGATGAAGATGTACTTCAAAATCAAACCTCTGCTGAAATCAGCCGAGACTGAGAAGGAGATGGCAAACATGAAAGAGGAGTTTACAAAGCTCAAAGAGGCTTTTGCCAAGTCTGAAGCCCGCAAGAAAGAGCTGGAGGAGAAAATGGTTACCCTTCTCCAAGAAAAGAATGACCTACAGCTCCAAGTCCAATCT GAGCAAGACAATCTTGCAGATGCTGAGGAGCGCTGTGAAGGTCTGATCAAAAGTAAGATCCAGCTGGAGGCTAAAGCCAAAGAGCTTACAGAGAGGctggaagatgaagaggagatgAACGCAGAGTTGACTGCCAAGAAGAGGAAGCTCGAGGATGAGTGTTCGGAGCTCAAGAAGGACATTGATGACCTGGAGCTAACTCTGGCCAAAGTGGAAAAGGAGAAGCATGCCACTGAGAACAAG GTCAAAAACTTGACTGAAGAGATGGCAGGTTTGGATGAAATCATCGCTAAGctaacaaaagagaagaaagcaCTTCAGGAGGCCCATCAGCAAACACTGGATGACCTGCAGAGTGAGGAGGACAAAGTCAACACTCTGACCAAGGCCAAAACCAAGTTGGAGCAGCAAGTTGATGAT ctTGAGGGTTCATTGGAACAAGAGAAGAAAGTAAGAATGGATCTGGAGAGAGCCAAGAGAAAATTGGAGGGGGACTTGAAACTAACCCAAGAAAATGTGATGGATCTGGAGAATGAcaagcagcagctggaagagaaactcAAGAA GAAAGATTTTGAAATCAGCCAGCAGCTCAGTAAAATTGAAGATGAACAAGCCATGAGTGCTCAGCTCCAGAAGAAACTGAAGGAGCTACAG GCTCGAATTGAGGAGTTGGAAGAAGAACTGGAGGCAGAGCGAGCTGCTCGAGCAAAGGTGGAGAAACAAAGGGCCGACTTGGCCAGGGAGCTGGAGGAGATCAGTGAAAGGCTGGAGGAGGCCGGAGGAGCCACTGCAGCTCAGattgaaatgaacaaaaagagGGAGGCTGAATTTCAGAAGATGCGCAGAGACCTTGAAGAGGCCACTCTGCAGCATGAAGCCACAGCTGCTGCACTGAGAAAGAAGAACGCAGACAGTGTGGCCGACCTGGGCGAGCAGATCGACAACCTGCAGAGAGTCAAGCAGAAGCTGGAGAAGGAAAAAAGTGAGCTCAGGCTGGAGCTGGATGATGTAGTTTCCAACATGGAACAGATTGCCAAAGTTAAG actAACCTGGAGAAAATGTGCCGCACACTGGAGGATCAAATGTCTGAGTACAGGACGAAATCAGAGGAGTCCCAGCGTACCATCAATGACTTCACGATGCAAAGGGCCAAACTTCAGACTGAAAACG GTGAGCTTGCCAGGCAGATGGAGGAGAAGGACTCATTGGTCTCCCAGCTGACCAGAGGGAAGCTATCCTACACTCAGCAGGTTGAAGACCTGAAGAGACAGCTGGAAGAGGAAGTCAAG GCCAAGAATGCACTTGCCCATGCGGTGCAGTCTGCGCGCCATGACTGTGATTTGTTGAGGGAGCAGTTTGAGGAAGAACAGGAGGCCAAAGGCGAACTCCAGCGTGGCATGTCCAAGGCAAACTCTGAGGTGGCTCAGTGGAGAACCAAATATGAAACTGATGCTATCCAGAGGACCGAGGAGCTGGAGGAAGCGAA AAAAAAACTAGCTCAGCGCTTGCAAGATGCAGAAGAAGCTGTTGAAGCTGCTAATGCCAAATGCTCCTCCctggagaaaaccaaacacaggcTTCAGGGTGAGATTGAGGATCTCATGGTGGATGTGGAGAGATCTaacgctgctgctgctgctctggacaagaaacaaagaaactttgACAAG GTTCTTGCTGAGTGGAAGCAGAAGTACGAAGAATCTCAGACTGAGTTGGAAAGTGCCCAGAAAGATGCTCGTTCTCTAAGCACTGAACTCTTCAAACTGAAGAACTCCTACGAAGAGTCTCTGGATCATCTGGAGACCATGAAACGAGAAAACAAGAACCTCCAGG AGGAAATTTCTGACCTGACTGAGCAACTTGGTGAGGGAGGAAAAAGCATCCATGAACTTGAGAAAATCCGTAAACAGTTGGAGCAGGAGAAGGCTGAGATACAAACTGCCCTGGAGGAAGCTGag GGTTCACTCGAGCATGAGGAGAGCAAAATCCTTCGAGCTCAGTTGGAGTTCAACCAGGTGAAGGCAGACATTGAGCGCAAGCTGGCTGAGAAGGACGAGGAGATGGAGCAAGCCAAGCGGAACCACCAAAGAGTGGTAGACACGCTGCAGAGCTCCCTGGAGGCGGAGACTCGCAGCAGGAACGAGGCTCTCAGAAtaaagaagaagatggagggagACCTCAATGAGATGGAGATCCAGCTGAGCCAGGCCAACAGGCAGGCAGCTGAGGCTCAGAAGCAACTCAAAGGAGTTCATACTCACTTGAAG GactcacagctgcagctggatgaTGCTCTACGTGCCAATGATGATCTAAAGGAGAACATTGCCATTGTGGAGAGGCGCAACAACCTGATGCAAGCCGAGCTGGATGAGCTTAGGTCTTTGGTGGAGCAAACTGAGAGAGGTCGTAAGCTGGCCGAGCAGGAACTGCTGGATGTCAGCGAGAGAGTTCAGCTGTTGCACTCACAG AACACCAgcctgctgaaccagaagaagaagctggagaCCGACACTACTCAGCTCCAGGGTGAGGTGGAGGAGGCTGTGCAGGAGTGCAGAAATGCAGAGGAGAAGGCCAAGAAGGCCATCACCGATGCAGCCATGATGGCTgaggagctgaagaaggagcAGGACACCAGCGCCCACCTGGAGCgcatgaagaaaaacatggagcAAACCATCAAAGACCTGCAACATCGCCTGGATGAAGCCGAGCAAATCGCCATGAAAGGTGGCAAGAAGCAGGTTCAGAAGCTGGAGGCCAGG GTGAGAGAGCTTGAAAATGAAGTGGATATGGAGCAAAGGAAAAGCAGCGACTCGGTTAAAGGGGTCCGAAAGTATGAGAGACGTATCAAAGAGCTAACCTACCAG ACAGAAGAGGACAAAAAGAATCTGAGTCGTCTACAGGATCTGGTGGATAAACTACAGATGAAAGTTAAATCGTACAAGAGGGCTGCAGAGGAAGCC GAGGAACAATCCAATGCAAATCTTGGCAAACTGCGCAAGTTGCAGCACGAGCTGGAGGAAGCAGAGGAGAGGGCGGACATCGCTGAGTCTCAAGTCAACAAGCTGCGAGCCAAGAGCAGAGACTCTGGATCTAAG AAATCCCATGATGAAGAGTGA